The DNA sequence AGTTAAATTATGAACCGAGATACTATGAAATTTACTATCGCTCTTATGAGCTTCATAATGAGTGTTTCTCTTTTTGCAGACCCTGGTTTTCAGCCAGGTCCTGCGAAAGTTACAGCGGGCGCATTGAATGTCCGTAACATTGCTGCATCTGGTGGCGATGTGATTGCAACTTTGAAGAGAGGGGATCAGGTCGATGTGATCGATAGATCAACCAACCAAAGTGTAGAAGAAGATATCACCGATTATTGGTATAAAATCAATCTTGGTAAGAAAAAATCAGGTTGGGTTTTTGGTGGTTTTATAAGTTTTGAAATGAATCTCGAAGGCGGACTTCGTTGGAAAACTTTAAATCCAGGTGGTGGTCAAAAGTTTTCAGGTATCGTTGTCTCTAACACTGGTGAGATTGTTGCCGCAACAGAAAAAGGTAATATCCACATAAGTTCCGATAGAGGCAAAACTTGGAGAAAATTAGTTCCTCAAGCACTTGGAAACAATATTGGAGTCATCAACAAACTCATTCTCATCAATAGAGAAATTTGGGTAGCTGCGAGTGGTGACACAGGTGGCGGAATTTGGAAAACTGCCAATGTGGGTCGTTCATGGGCTCAGTTTAGTACTGCACAAGGCCTACGTTCTAACAATGTTTACGACTTAGCATTTGCAAAAGATGGAAGTGTCATCGTTGCAACCGATAAAGGAATTTCCCAAACCAAAGACGGTGGACAAACTTGGACCTATGACGTTAACGGTGAAGAATTAGATAAACAAATCCTTTCTGTGGCTGTTAGTGAAGATGGAAAAGTGTTCGCTGGAACTGCAGATGGTTTGTATGCATTTGTCGAAGGGAACACTGTGTTTGGTGGAAAAAAAGTATCTTGGAATCGAATTGGTAAAGGAGAACCCAATATGGGTGATTCTATCAATTCAATTGGTGTCACTTCTGATGGAAATCTTTTTGTGGGAACCAACCTTGGCGTTAGCAAAAGCAACACTAAAAACCTGTCGAAATGGATAGGTGTTGGTGGCAAATCTGTTGTGAAAGATATCTACATGGATGGAAACCGAGTGATTATTGGAACCGATAACGGTTTAAATATTTCTACTGACAATGGTATTTCATGGGTTACTTACAAAACAGACAATGGTCTTGCAAGTAACAAGATCAATGCGATTGCAGTAAACCCAATGGATAAAGTCATTTGGACCAGTTCTGGTGCAGATGGTTTGAGTTACCACGATTAGGGTTTTTTCGTTTCGTGAATTGGAATACCTTAGTACAGATTGTTCGAAGGTATTCCAATGTATTCCTAACATTTTTAAAAGATAAAAAAAACCAAATTCGTCGTTATCTGATTCGCGGATTTATTTTTTCTGTATTTTTTCTCTTCCTACTCACATGTTATCAA is a window from the Leptospira harrisiae genome containing:
- a CDS encoding SH3 domain-containing protein, which codes for MKFTIALMSFIMSVSLFADPGFQPGPAKVTAGALNVRNIAASGGDVIATLKRGDQVDVIDRSTNQSVEEDITDYWYKINLGKKKSGWVFGGFISFEMNLEGGLRWKTLNPGGGQKFSGIVVSNTGEIVAATEKGNIHISSDRGKTWRKLVPQALGNNIGVINKLILINREIWVAASGDTGGGIWKTANVGRSWAQFSTAQGLRSNNVYDLAFAKDGSVIVATDKGISQTKDGGQTWTYDVNGEELDKQILSVAVSEDGKVFAGTADGLYAFVEGNTVFGGKKVSWNRIGKGEPNMGDSINSIGVTSDGNLFVGTNLGVSKSNTKNLSKWIGVGGKSVVKDIYMDGNRVIIGTDNGLNISTDNGISWVTYKTDNGLASNKINAIAVNPMDKVIWTSSGADGLSYHD